DNA sequence from the Deltaproteobacteria bacterium HGW-Deltaproteobacteria-2 genome:
AATTCTTTCTTCAGAGCATCGGATTTCTCCACACCGGTCTTCAGGGTTACGTAAGCATAAATGCCCTGACCCTTGATTTCATGAGGCATGCCGACAACGGCGGCTTCTGCAACAGACTTATGAGCAACCAGTGCGCTTTCGACTTCGGCTGTTCCCATGCGGTGACCGGAAACATTGATAACGTCGTCGATACGGCCGGTAATCTGATAGTAGCCGTCTTTATCGCGGCGGCAGCCGTCACCGGTTACATAGTAGCCGGGGAACTGTTCAAAGTAGGTTTCCTGGAATCTCTTGGGATCGCCGTAAACGCCTCTCATGATGCCGGGCCATGGTACTTTGATGCACAGAGCGCCGCTAGCTACTGTATCGGTAAATTCTTTTCCTTCATCGTCAACCAACACCGGCTGTACGCCGAAGAAAGGCAGTGTAGCCATACCGGGTTTGATTTCAATCGCGCCAGGGAGCGGTGTAATCAAAATTCCACCGGTTTCAGTCTGCCACCAAGTGTCCACAATGGGGCATTCGCCGCGGCCGATCAGGTTGAAATACCAGTTCCATGCTTCGGGGTTGATCGGCTCGCCGACTGTACCCAGCGTGCGCAGACTGGAGATGTCGCAACTCTTTACGAACGTATCGCCTTCTTTAGCAATAGCGCGGATAGCGGTCGGAGCTGTGTAGAAAATGTTGACCTTGTATTTCTCGACTACCTGCCAGAAGCGGCTGTAGGTCGGATAATTGGGAACGCCTTCAAACATAACGGATGTTGCGCCATTGCAGAGAGGACCGTAAAGAATATAGGTATGACCCGTAACCCAGCCCAGGTCGGCGGTGCACCAGTACATGTCGCCGTCATGATAATCGAAAACAATCTTGTGAGTGTAGGAGCCGTAAACCAGATAACCGCCCGTAGTGTGCATAACACCCTTGGGTTGTCCGGTGGAACCTGACGTATAAAGGATGAACAATGGATCTTCGGCATCCATCTCTTCCGGTTTGCAATTGGCGTCAACTTTCTTCATTTCTTCATGATACCATTTGTCGCGGCCGGCGGTCATTTCACACTTAATCTTGTCGCCGACTCTCTGGACAACGATAACTGACTTGACGGATGGACATGATTTTAATGCATCGTCGGCAGTCGCTTTCTGGGGAACAGCCTTATTGCCGCGGAAAGTTCCATCGCAAACAACCAGAACCTTGCCTTCGCAGTTGACAATTCTGTCACGAAGAGCGTCAGCACTGAATCCGCCGAATACGATACCATGAATGGCGCCGATACGTGAGCAGGCCAAAGCGGCAATGCCCAACTCGGGAACCATCGGCATGTAAAGAATAACACGGTCGCCCTTCTGAACGCCTTGGGCCTTCAGAACATTGGCGAACTTGCAAACTTCTTCATGCAGCTCTTTATAGGTTATTGCTCTTGCTTCGCCCGGTTCGTTGCCTTCCCACTGAATAGCAACCTGATTGCCGCGTTTTTCGAGATGTCTGTCCAGACAGTTGTAAGAAATGTTGAGTTTTCCACCTTCAAAGAATTTAACGTAGATGGGACCTTTTTTAATGTCAAAGTTGTAATCCATAACCTTGTCCCATTTTTTGAACCAGGTTACCTGCTGTTCGGCTATTTCCGCCCAGAATTTCTCGGGCTCTTCCACTGAACGCTTCCAGAGTTTGTCGTAAGCTTCTCTGCCGCTTACCCAGGCTTTTTTCTTCGCCGCTTCCGGAATCGGATATATTTCCTTTAATTGAACTTTTGGTGCATCAGCCATGATATTTCTTCCTCCCTATTTTTTTATGATTTTAACGTCTTTAGTAACGCCTTGATACCGGCAACGCAATTACTCTAACTACTTATATTGTATGACATTTTATGAACAGAGGTCATAATTTGACTGCAAGTCATGTCTGCCTTGGGATTTTCCCTACCTTAAGATCGCTTTGATGTCAAGAAATATTTAAGAGCACGATGCGCTATTTAAAAGCACAACATGAGGCCATCTATCTCGGGAAGTCTCATGATGAGTATTACAATTAGTGAGAGAGACAGATATTACTGAAATTTCTAGTCATTACGGCGAAAAACCAGTCTAAATATTTCTTGACAACTTTTATTATTTTGTGTTACGCACAACAAATTTATCTTGCGCTTGGCGTTGAGAAACAATCTCTATATTCAGTAAAAGCGCAGGATATCAGAGAAGTTGGAGTCGCTTCGGGAAATGCCCGTTTCCGGGAGCGGTAAATTTGATCTTTTCCAATTAAGGAGGAAAGAATGAAGAAATTTTGGTTAGTTTTGTTGTCACTGGGGTTGATCATGGCCTTCAGTGTGTCAGCCTTCGCGGTTGACGTTAAAGTCAGCGGCGAATATTATGCCGCTGGTTTGTATTTAAATAGAATTAATACAACTGGTGGTCACGGAGATGGAACTGACATAGCTGATTATAATGTTGGGAGCACAGCCTTTTATTTTCAGAGACTGCGCGTGGGCACGGACTTTATCGTATCTCCCTGCCTGAAACTGGTCACCCGTTTTGACGCTATGGAAAGAATCTGGGGCGGCGCAAGATCATATCCTGGATATGGTGGAGCCTCACCACATGAGAATTCCGGCCTTGATTCTACATCCGCAGGTACCAGAGCAGAAAACGAAAATATCGCTTTCGACCTGGTTTACATTGATTATACAGCACCCGTTGGCCAGTTCCGCGTTGGTTATCAGAAAGAATCTACATGGGGAACAATTTTCGGCAATAACGGCGAAGCAACTCCCACCGGTCAGATCAGATATGATGGAACCTTCGGAGCATTTTCTGTTGTAGCCATGATCGCTAAAATGACTGATTTCAGTTATAGCGCTGTTACCTATGAAGATCAGACCGACCATGATTACGACTCTTACAGAGTTGGCGGTATTTACAAATTCAAGAATGACAAAGTCAACGGCGAA
Encoded proteins:
- the acs gene encoding acetate--CoA ligase, whose protein sequence is MADAPKVQLKEIYPIPEAAKKKAWVSGREAYDKLWKRSVEEPEKFWAEIAEQQVTWFKKWDKVMDYNFDIKKGPIYVKFFEGGKLNISYNCLDRHLEKRGNQVAIQWEGNEPGEARAITYKELHEEVCKFANVLKAQGVQKGDRVILYMPMVPELGIAALACSRIGAIHGIVFGGFSADALRDRIVNCEGKVLVVCDGTFRGNKAVPQKATADDALKSCPSVKSVIVVQRVGDKIKCEMTAGRDKWYHEEMKKVDANCKPEEMDAEDPLFILYTSGSTGQPKGVMHTTGGYLVYGSYTHKIVFDYHDGDMYWCTADLGWVTGHTYILYGPLCNGATSVMFEGVPNYPTYSRFWQVVEKYKVNIFYTAPTAIRAIAKEGDTFVKSCDISSLRTLGTVGEPINPEAWNWYFNLIGRGECPIVDTWWQTETGGILITPLPGAIEIKPGMATLPFFGVQPVLVDDEGKEFTDTVASGALCIKVPWPGIMRGVYGDPKRFQETYFEQFPGYYVTGDGCRRDKDGYYQITGRIDDVINVSGHRMGTAEVESALVAHKSVAEAAVVGMPHEIKGQGIYAYVTLKTGVEKSDALKKELIAHVRTVIGPIATPDKIQWADGLPKTRSGKIMRRILKKVAANDLGNLGDTSTLADPSVVDDIVKNRL